A genomic segment from Pseudomonas sp. M30-35 encodes:
- the fliI gene encoding flagellar protein export ATPase FliI, producing the protein MRLERVSFGKRLSGYSEAIQLPAVPVVEGRLLRVVGLTLEAEGLRASLGSRCMVINEGSYHPLQVEAEVMGFANGKIFLMPVGSLAGIAPGARVVPLPDTGRLPMGMSMLGRVLDGTGAALDGKGRMKAEDWVPMDGPQINPMKRHPIDQPLDVGIRSINGLLTVGRGQRLGLFAGTGVGKSVLLGMMTRFTEAEIIVVGLIGERGREVKEFIEEILGEEGIKRSVVVASPADDAPLMRLRAATYCTRIAEYFRDKGKNVLLLMDSLTRFAQAQREIALAIGEPPATKGYPPSVFAKLPKLVERAGNAEEGGGSITAFYTVLSEGDDQQDPIADAARGVLDGHIVLSRRLAEEGHYPAIDIEASVSRVMPQVVTREHQQQAQRFKQLWSRYQQSRDLISVGAYVPGGDADTDLAIAKRPQMVAFLRQALDESVSLQTSTSQLATTFNPTVNNAQA; encoded by the coding sequence GTGAGACTTGAGCGCGTAAGCTTTGGTAAGCGTCTCAGTGGCTACAGTGAGGCGATCCAGTTACCTGCTGTGCCGGTAGTCGAGGGCCGCTTGCTTCGCGTGGTTGGCTTGACCCTTGAAGCTGAAGGTCTGCGCGCCTCGTTGGGCAGCCGTTGCATGGTGATCAACGAAGGCAGTTATCACCCGCTGCAAGTCGAAGCCGAGGTGATGGGCTTCGCTAATGGCAAAATCTTTCTGATGCCGGTCGGCAGTTTGGCTGGAATTGCTCCGGGGGCGCGGGTTGTGCCGTTACCGGATACCGGGCGTCTGCCGATGGGGATGTCGATGCTTGGCCGCGTACTTGACGGCACCGGTGCGGCTCTGGATGGCAAGGGTCGGATGAAAGCCGAAGATTGGGTGCCGATGGATGGCCCGCAAATCAACCCGATGAAACGCCATCCGATTGATCAACCGCTGGATGTGGGCATTCGCTCAATCAACGGGCTGCTGACAGTGGGGCGTGGCCAGCGCTTGGGGCTGTTTGCCGGTACGGGCGTGGGTAAAAGTGTGCTGCTGGGCATGATGACGCGCTTTACCGAGGCAGAGATTATTGTGGTCGGCCTGATCGGTGAGCGGGGCCGTGAGGTAAAGGAGTTCATCGAGGAGATTCTCGGTGAAGAGGGCATTAAACGCTCAGTGGTGGTGGCTTCGCCCGCTGACGATGCGCCGCTGATGCGCTTACGCGCGGCCACCTATTGCACACGAATCGCCGAATACTTTCGCGACAAGGGTAAGAATGTCCTGCTGCTCATGGATTCCCTGACCCGGTTTGCCCAGGCTCAGCGTGAAATTGCTTTAGCCATCGGTGAGCCGCCAGCCACCAAAGGTTATCCGCCGTCAGTATTCGCCAAGCTGCCAAAGTTGGTCGAACGCGCGGGCAACGCCGAAGAGGGCGGTGGCTCCATAACCGCTTTTTATACCGTGCTGAGCGAAGGTGATGATCAACAGGATCCGATTGCCGATGCCGCACGCGGTGTGCTCGACGGGCACATTGTATTGAGTCGGCGCCTGGCGGAAGAGGGTCACTATCCAGCGATTGATATTGAAGCCTCAGTCAGCCGGGTAATGCCGCAAGTGGTGACCCGTGAACACCAGCAGCAAGCACAGCGGTTTAAACAGCTGTGGTCACGCTATCAGCAAAGCCGTGACTTGATCAGTGTTGGCGCTTATGTGCCAGGTGGCGATGCAGACACTGACTTGGCCATTGCCAAGCGTCCACAAATGGTGGCTTTCTTGCGCCAGGCGCTCGACGAGAGTGTGAGCTTGCAAACCAGCACCTCGCAGCTGGCAACTACGTTCAACCCAACCGTTAACAATGCTCAGGCATGA
- the fliH gene encoding flagellar assembly protein FliH, which produces MAKEVQSELIRAGDINALDVWSLPSFDQHVETAEHNSTESEQQADAHAASASVPADSEDVALDEVKPLTLDELEAIRQEAYNEGLLTGERDGYHAGQLKAKHEADAALASKLEGLERVMSQLFEPIAEQDQQIEAAMIDLVSRITREVIQRELDRDSSQIRQVLREALKLLPIGDDNVRIHLNPQDYDIIKALRDRHEESWRILEDEALLPGGCRVECANCRIDATVETRISQAFKQLFEQQREQAVHPLEADMNIPLVTPETPASET; this is translated from the coding sequence ATGGCTAAAGAAGTACAGAGCGAGCTTATTCGCGCCGGCGATATCAATGCGCTCGATGTTTGGTCGTTGCCGAGTTTCGATCAGCACGTCGAAACCGCTGAGCACAACTCTACTGAATCTGAACAGCAGGCTGATGCGCATGCAGCATCGGCAAGCGTACCCGCCGACAGCGAAGATGTTGCTCTGGACGAAGTCAAACCGCTGACGCTGGATGAATTGGAAGCGATTCGTCAGGAAGCCTACAACGAAGGCTTATTGACCGGCGAGCGCGACGGTTACCACGCCGGTCAACTCAAGGCCAAGCATGAGGCCGACGCCGCGTTGGCCAGCAAGCTGGAAGGGCTTGAACGGGTAATGAGCCAGCTGTTTGAACCCATTGCCGAGCAGGATCAGCAGATTGAAGCGGCCATGATTGACTTGGTCAGTCGTATCACCCGTGAGGTGATTCAGCGTGAGCTCGATCGTGACTCCAGCCAGATTCGCCAGGTGCTGCGCGAGGCGTTAAAGCTGCTGCCGATTGGTGATGACAACGTGCGGATTCATCTTAACCCGCAAGATTACGACATCATCAAAGCCCTGCGTGACCGCCACGAAGAAAGCTGGCGGATTCTTGAGGATGAGGCACTGCTGCCCGGCGGCTGTCGGGTTGAGTGTGCCAACTGCCGGATTGATGCGACTGTTGAAACACGCATTTCCCAAGCGTTCAAGCAACTATTTGAGCAGCAGCGCGAGCAGGCAGTACATCCGCTTGAGGCCGATATGAATATCCCGCTGGTAACGCCGGAAACACCTGCCAGTGAGACTTGA
- the fliG gene encoding flagellar motor switch protein FliG — MSEGRANAKLDKVEKAAILLLSLGETDAAQVLRHLGPKEVQKVGVAMAGMRNINRDQVELVMGEFVDIVGDQTSLGVGADGYIRKMLTQALGEDKAGNLIDRILLGGSTSGLDSLKWMEPRAVADVIRYEHPQIQAIVVAYLDPDQAGEVLSHFDHKVRLDIVLRVSSLNTVQPAALKELNLILEKQFSGNSNTSRASLGGIKRAADIMNYLDSSVEGQLMDSIREVDEDLSTQIEDLMFVFDNLADVDDRGIQALLREVSSDVLVLALKGADEAIKEKVFKNMSKRAAELLRDDLEAKGPVRVSDVETAQKEILTIARRMAEAGEIVLGGKGGEEMV; from the coding sequence ATGAGTGAAGGTCGCGCGAACGCCAAATTAGATAAGGTCGAGAAGGCCGCAATTCTGCTGCTGTCGTTGGGAGAGACCGACGCTGCGCAGGTGTTGCGTCATCTCGGCCCGAAAGAAGTACAGAAAGTCGGCGTGGCCATGGCTGGCATGCGCAATATCAACCGTGACCAGGTTGAATTGGTGATGGGCGAGTTTGTCGACATTGTCGGTGATCAGACCAGCTTGGGCGTTGGCGCCGATGGCTACATTCGCAAAATGCTCACCCAAGCGCTTGGCGAAGATAAAGCCGGCAACTTGATTGACCGGATTTTACTCGGCGGTAGCACCAGCGGCCTCGACAGCTTGAAGTGGATGGAGCCGCGTGCAGTGGCTGACGTGATTCGTTACGAGCACCCGCAAATCCAGGCAATTGTCGTGGCGTATCTCGACCCGGACCAAGCCGGTGAGGTGCTTAGCCACTTCGACCACAAAGTGCGTCTGGATATCGTGCTGCGCGTGTCTTCGCTGAACACCGTGCAGCCAGCGGCACTTAAAGAATTGAACCTGATTCTGGAGAAACAGTTCTCGGGTAACTCCAACACCAGTCGCGCCAGCCTTGGCGGGATCAAGCGTGCTGCGGATATCATGAACTACCTCGACAGCTCGGTTGAAGGGCAGTTGATGGATTCGATTCGTGAGGTCGATGAAGACTTGTCGACGCAGATCGAAGACCTGATGTTCGTCTTTGATAACCTCGCAGATGTAGATGATCGCGGCATTCAAGCGTTGCTGCGTGAGGTGTCTTCTGATGTGCTGGTGCTGGCGCTGAAAGGTGCTGACGAGGCGATCAAGGAGAAAGTCTTCAAGAACATGTCCAAGCGAGCGGCTGAACTGCTGCGTGACGATCTTGAAGCCAAAGGGCCTGTGCGCGTCAGTGATGTTGAGACTGCGCAGAAAGAAATTCTCACCATCGCCCGCCGCATGGCCGAAGCCGGGGAAATCGTCCTTGGTGGCAAGGGCGGCGAAGAAATGGTTTAA
- the fliF gene encoding flagellar basal-body MS-ring/collar protein FliF, whose product MADALSANMPATTGASDGSRKPLFGLTFLENLSEMTMLRQVGLMVGLAASVAIGFAVVLWSQQPDYRPLYGSLDGMDASQVMETLSMADITYTIEPNSGALLVKSEDMARARMRLAAAGVAPSDKTMGFEILDQEQGLGTSQFMEATRYRRGLEGELARTVSSLNNVKAARVHLAIPKSSVFVRDDRKPSASVLVELYSGRGLEPSQVMAIINLVATSVPELDKSQVTVVDQKGNLLSDQQENSALTMAGKQFDYSRRLESMLTQRVHNILQPVLGSGRYKAEVSADVDFSAVESTSEMFNPDQPALRSEQKTDEQRSSSLPPQGVPGALSNQPPVPANAPQQANAPAAAGPAGPVAAGQPLLDANGQQVMDPATGQPMLAPFPADKRLQATRNYELDRSISHTKQQQGRLRRLSVAVVVDDQVKVDPATGEATHIPWTSDELTRFTRLVQDSVGFDASRGDSVSVINTPFTAVTGEEIVDIPFYTQPWFWDTVKQVLGVLFILVLVFGVLRPVLNNITGGGKSREMSVAGGAGGDVELGDMAGGLAADRVSLGGPQSILLPSPSEGYDAQLNAIKSLVAEDPGRVAQVVKEWINDDE is encoded by the coding sequence ATGGCTGACGCACTCTCGGCAAATATGCCCGCTACCACCGGCGCCTCTGACGGCTCCAGGAAACCGTTGTTTGGTCTGACATTTCTGGAAAATCTATCCGAAATGACCATGCTTCGTCAGGTCGGCCTCATGGTCGGTTTGGCGGCCAGCGTGGCGATTGGTTTTGCCGTGGTTTTATGGTCGCAGCAGCCGGACTACCGTCCGCTTTATGGCAGCCTCGACGGTATGGATGCATCGCAAGTGATGGAAACGCTGTCGATGGCTGACATTACCTACACCATCGAGCCAAACTCAGGCGCGTTGTTGGTCAAGTCCGAAGACATGGCGCGTGCACGCATGCGTCTGGCCGCTGCAGGTGTGGCGCCGAGCGACAAAACCATGGGTTTTGAGATTCTTGACCAGGAGCAGGGCCTGGGCACCAGCCAGTTCATGGAAGCTACGCGTTATCGTCGCGGCCTCGAAGGTGAGTTGGCACGCACAGTTTCCAGCCTCAACAACGTCAAGGCTGCTCGTGTGCATTTGGCCATTCCGAAAAGCTCGGTGTTCGTGCGCGATGATCGCAAGCCGAGCGCCTCAGTATTGGTTGAGTTGTATTCTGGTCGTGGGCTTGAGCCGAGCCAAGTGATGGCGATCATCAATTTGGTGGCAACCAGCGTTCCCGAGCTCGATAAGTCACAGGTTACCGTGGTTGATCAAAAGGGCAATCTGCTGAGCGATCAGCAAGAGAACTCTGCGCTGACCATGGCTGGCAAGCAGTTCGACTACAGCCGTCGTCTGGAAAGCATGCTGACTCAGCGTGTGCACAATATTCTGCAGCCTGTTTTAGGTTCAGGCCGCTATAAAGCGGAAGTCTCTGCTGACGTTGACTTCAGTGCCGTTGAGTCGACATCAGAGATGTTCAATCCAGACCAACCCGCTCTGCGCAGTGAACAGAAAACGGATGAACAACGCAGCAGCAGCCTGCCGCCGCAAGGCGTGCCGGGCGCGCTGAGCAATCAGCCGCCGGTGCCCGCCAATGCGCCACAGCAAGCTAACGCGCCCGCCGCAGCAGGACCGGCTGGTCCGGTTGCAGCCGGTCAGCCGCTGCTCGACGCCAATGGTCAACAAGTGATGGACCCCGCGACCGGTCAGCCCATGTTGGCGCCGTTCCCTGCGGACAAGCGTCTGCAAGCAACGCGTAACTATGAGCTGGATCGTTCGATTAGTCACACCAAGCAACAGCAAGGTCGTCTGCGTCGGTTATCTGTCGCAGTGGTGGTTGATGATCAAGTCAAGGTTGATCCCGCAACCGGTGAAGCCACCCACATACCCTGGACCAGCGATGAGCTAACGCGCTTTACCCGGTTGGTCCAGGATTCTGTCGGCTTTGACGCCAGCCGTGGCGACAGCGTCAGCGTAATTAATACCCCGTTCACCGCGGTCACTGGCGAAGAAATCGTAGACATTCCGTTCTACACCCAGCCCTGGTTCTGGGATACGGTTAAACAAGTACTGGGCGTGCTGTTTATTCTGGTGTTGGTATTTGGTGTGCTGCGTCCGGTATTGAACAACATCACTGGCGGCGGCAAGAGTCGCGAAATGTCAGTGGCGGGTGGTGCGGGTGGCGATGTAGAGTTGGGTGACATGGCTGGAGGCTTGGCGGCTGATCGGGTTAGCCTTGGCGGCCCGCAAAGCATTTTGCTGCCAAGCCCTAGCGAAGGTTATGACGCGCAGCTCAACGCAATTAAAAGTCTGGTTGCCGAAGATCCGGGCCGGGTTGCCCAAGTAGTTAAAGAGTGGATCAACGACGATGAGTGA
- the fliE gene encoding flagellar hook-basal body complex protein FliE yields the protein MSQGIEFNRLMLEMRSMQADAMARPNPVSATPEPGAPSFSDMLSQAVGKVDETQQASKQLATAFEMGKSGVDLTDVMIASQKASVSFQAMTQVRNKLVQAYQDIMQMPV from the coding sequence ATGAGCCAAGGCATTGAATTTAATCGACTGATGTTGGAAATGCGCTCCATGCAGGCGGATGCCATGGCGCGTCCAAACCCTGTGTCAGCAACACCCGAGCCAGGCGCTCCGAGCTTTTCTGACATGCTGAGTCAAGCGGTTGGCAAGGTTGATGAAACCCAACAGGCTTCCAAGCAACTGGCGACAGCTTTCGAAATGGGTAAAAGCGGTGTTGACCTGACCGACGTGATGATCGCGTCGCAGAAGGCCAGTGTTTCATTCCAAGCCATGACCCAGGTACGCAACAAACTGGTTCAGGCTTATCAAGACATCATGCAGATGCCGGTTTAA